The Sardina pilchardus chromosome 24, fSarPil1.1, whole genome shotgun sequence nucleotide sequence aatctgtgtttgtgtacgatCTTCTAATGTGCATGTTTATGAGcgcattcattttttaatgtcCCACGCGTGTCTTTTCAGGACCTGCCGGTCAGCTCGCCAGAGCCTCTGGAAGGTCCCGAGCGGGAGGAGGTCGAGGAGGGGGCCgttggtggcggcggcggcggcgtccgcTCGGACAGCGAGGGCAGTGACTACACACCCGGCCGCAAGAAGAAGAAGCGCGGCAGTTCGaccaaagagaagaagaggagcagTGGCACCGTGGAGCGCAGTGGAGGGTCCTCCAGTGGCAAGAGGAAAGAGCCtgccgaggaggaagaggaggaggaagacgatgaCGATAGCTCGGTGAGTACTGGTTGGCTGAGCTTGAATCTTCGTTGAAGGTGCTGTCAAAATGTGTTCCTTGTCGGTGGAGGCAACTTTGATGTAAATGTAGTGTATAGTTAAACCCCCTTTAGCAGAAAACGTTTGCCATTAAGGCATTAATTCCATTCCAACTTAACCAACTGTAAGTCttgctttttattgttttgcaAAGAATCCTCTCTTGAAAAGGTTGAACGAGATCTAAAAGCTTTCCCAACATTAAAGCAGGCCACATTGTCCTTAAATCTTAAAGTTTGTAATCTCATTAGTGCCCCGGCACTTAGGCCAAGTAAGTAATTTGCATTAAACCTGGACTTGTCCCTTCAGGAGCCTAAGACCTCATCTCAGCTTCTGGACGACTGGGGTATGGAGGATATTGACCACGTCTTCAGTGAAGAGGACTACAGATCTCTCACGAATTACAAAGCCTTCAGCCAGTTTGTCAGGTATGGAACCTTTTGATTCTCTCTACGCAGCTTTTGCGTGCGTCACTGTTGGTGATGAGTGACTGGTTTTAGAGAAGCTAGTGTAATGCTCCACATCAGTAGACACTGCATCTTCTGACTCTCTGTCCTGACCTCATCTCTatgctccccctctcctcacagGCCTCTCATAGCAGCGAAGAACCCCAAGATCGCCGTGTCCAAGATGATGATGGTGCTCGGCGCCAAGTGGCGCGAGTTCAGCACCAAGAACCCCCTGCGAGGCTCGGCCACAGCCACCGCCGCGCTGGCAGCTGCGAACGTGGCCGCCGCCGTGGAGAGCATGGTGACCGAAGCGCCGGCGGCCACCCTCGCTCCCCCACCGCCCCCCGAACCACAGCCACCTCCAGCCCCTCCGCTCCGCAAGGCAAAGACAAAGGAGGGCAAAGGTGAGATGACTGGAAGACCCTTGAAGTTCACACGAGATCTACACCTGTGTGCTCAGGCACCAGTAACTTTAATATCAGTCTGATTTGGCTCAGTTGTAGTATTCAGGACATGTGCTCAGTTGGACGTACCACATCTGAGTTCTGTGGAACCTTGTTTAGAGTTCTGATTCTGAACACCCCGTCATTTCCCCCCAATAGGACCTAATGCTCGCAAGAAGTCCAAGCCAACCCCCAAAGCTCAGGAGAAGAAGAATGTAAAGGCCAAGAAGGTGGCTCCACTGAAGATCAAGTTGGGCGGCTTCAACAGCAAGAGGAAGCGCTCCTCGGTGagtgtttacagtaatttcctgtgtatatgCCGCACCGTGTATAacccgcaggacagtgttttatgcaaaaagaatacatattaataccatacacattaactgcccccatctattaacctcataactgaAGAAATATTGCTAAATcgatgtataagctgcggctaatagttgggaaattacgataTGGCTTGTTTAATGCTTTTCTTAGGGTAGAGAGAAGTCTTATCTGTCCAGTgtcacatttattttgtgtttctcaCCTTTACTTACGCACACTCTTGTCAGTTTGATCTCTCCTCCTGTCAGAGAAACATGGTGCATTAACAGATTTCTCCCACTCCGTCTGTCACCTTGTGTCCTGACAGAGCGAAGAGGATGAAGTGGACGTGGACAGTGACTTTGATGACGGCAGCATGAACAGCGTGTCCGTGTCGGACAGCTCCAACAGCCGCAGCAGCCGCTCCAAGAAGAAGCCCAAGCCcaccaagaagaagaagaagggtgaGTGTGCTGTATGTGACTAATACATATGGCAGAGATGTACTGTTGCGCTCTAGATGACGGTCTTTTTTAAACAGGTGCGTCAAAGCAAAAAGAACTCATGAGAAAGCTGGAAACGTTCACACTCTGAAAAATGCACCAGACTAAAGTAACTAAATGCTTTTACTGAAAGGgagcagacgtttcagccattaggctattctcaatgcgtcaatgagtcaaccacagacaTGCTATGAGTCAACTAATACATATGGATAATAATGATCTGTGACTAATATGTTTGAATTGAGTGGTCGCTTGTAGTTTAGTCCGTCTTCCTTGCGACTTGGCTCTGGTCAGTATGTCAAGGGAGCTTCAGGTTTTTTGACGTCCATCTTCACACTTGTCCTTTGCCCTGCCACAGTAGAGGAGGATGGCGATGGCTACGAGACTGATCACCAGGACTACTGCGAGGTGTGTCAACAGGGTGGGGAGATCATCCTCTGCGACACATGCCCCCGAGCATACCACATGGTGTGCCTGGACCCTGACATGGAGAAGGCCCCTGAGGGCACCTGGAGCTGCCCGCACTGCgtgagtctctcacacacacgcgcgcacacgcgcacacacacacacacacagacgtacacacacacacgcacccacacacgcacacaacggAAACCCCCTTGGTGCATCACGCCCATGCTAGAGTTCTTATGAACAGTTAAAACCATAATAGCCACATGTCACTCCACACAGTTGAGCGATCTTCTCCCGTAGTTTCCGTGCCAGTATGACGGGATAATTAATGGGTGATTCTCACACGAGAGATGAAGGATAAATGGCTTTTCACGCCACTGATGGGACTGATGATTATATTACTTCAGTATTAGCACTCCTCACTTGAGGTGTACagcatctttctctttccttgtATGTGCTGtcaccctctcattctctcctcctctgtattTCGCCTCCTCTCAGGAGAAGGAGGGCATCCAGTGGGAGGCGCGTGAGGAGGGCTCGGAGGCCGAGGAGGAGATCGAGGCGGCCGCCGAGGAGGACGACCACCACATGGAGTACTGCCGCGTGTGCAAGGACGGCGGCGAGCTGCTCTGCTGCGACTCCTGCCCCTCGTCCTACCACATCCACTGTCTCAACCCGCCGCTGCCCGAGATCCCCAACGGAGAATGGATCTGCCCGCGCTGCTTGGTGAGAACAGCCATCACACATCTCAGACAGAGTTACAttaaagatcattaagggcggagcaagatactttatgagaagccacttcctggaacccgaatcgcaagagggagggggggcaaaatccccctttacgcagagctgttccattgaagtcttaTGTGCATGACacccccctttatgcagaggaattggtccccgttttgcgcccatagacatgaactacgaagaagtatcttgctccaccttaaggatctttgattacATTGACGGGCAACTGAATGAACTTAGCGCGTTGAAGCGCATGTTTTCTGTGTGGCCATAAAACTGgattgtgtcttgtgtgtttccaGTGTCCGGCCCTGAAGGGTAAGGTGCAGAAGATCCTCACGTGGCGTTGGGGTGACCCTCCACCCCCGACCCCCGTACCCCGCCCTCCTGATCTCCCtgctgaccagccagacccttCCCCATTGGCTGGCCGCCCAGAGAGGGAGTTCTTCGCCAAGTGGCACAACATGTCCTACTGGCATTGCTCCTGGGTGTCGGAGCTACAGGTAAGCCCACCTGGATGCGTGAAGACACATCTTGCATATTTCCGCACGTAGTCCTGTGGATCATGCGCTCTCTTTGGTTGACCTACAAGTAAATCTAATAAAAGCATCTACATTGTACCAGTCTTAAGTAAATGCATGATGACACTCTTCCATGCCGTCTAATTCCTCTCAGTGGTTTTATAATTAGTAAATGTTTCACTTCTGTCGATTGACTTGATGACTGAGTTGAACGTTTTAAATTGAGTCCATTTTCTCTCGCCTTCCCCATCCAGCTGGAGCTGCACTGTCAGGTGATGTTCCGTAACTACCAGCGCAAGAACGACATGGACGAGCCCCCGCCCATTGACTTTGGTGTTGAGGGTGAGGAGGACAAGAGTGACAAACGCAAGAACAAAGACCCCGTCTATGCACGGATGGAGGAGAGATTCTACCGCTACGGCATCAAGATGGAGTGGATGATGATCCACCGCATTCTCAACCACAGGTGAGaacaacgcacgcacgcacgcacgcacgcacgcacgcacgcacgcacgcacgcacgcacgcacgcacgcacgcacacacacacacacacagtgttaaagCAGCAGCTGGTTAGCCCAGTCGGAAGATAACAAGGGAAAGGTGAGATGACAAGGTTGACTAACGTCtaatctctccttctgtctccccgcatcccccccccccgcccccttctCCCGTGTGTGCAGTGCGGACAAAAAGAACAACGTGCACTACCTGATTAAGTGGAAGGACCTGGCCTATGACCAGGCCTCCTGGGAGGCTGAGGACATGGACGTCCCCGAGTTCGACACTTATAAACTCCAGTACTGGCACCACAGGTATGCATTGACATAACAGGTTTATGAATACGCCACATCTTCACAGAGGCagttcaaagtgctttacatagatAATTTGTAAATAACAGATGATGATTAGAAGGAAGAACTATGCATAAAATTACATgataaaaaatacataaaagaaTAGTCTGTTCTAAtggtctgtgattgtgtgtattaGGGAACTGATGATGGGAGATGAGGGAAGGCCTGGCAAGAAGCTGAAGATTAAGGGCAAAATGAAGAGGCTTGACCGACCTCCTGAGAACCCAGTGGTGGATGTAAGTGTGTGAACATGAAAATACGGGTGCAAAATAGTCCATCCAACTATTTTAGATATTGTGCGCCTGCCCTAAAAGTGCTTatgttttattgtttgtgtgtttgtgtttttgtcccATACAGCCCACCATCAAGTTTGAACGCCAGCCGGAGTACCTGGACTCTACGGGTGGTACCCTTCATCCATACCAGCTGGAGGGTCTCAACTGGCTTCGCTTCTCCTGGGCACAGGGCACTGACACCATCCTGGCCGATGAGATGGGTCTGGGAAAGACTGTGCAGACTGCTGTgttcctctactctctctacaaggaggtacgtgtgtgtgtgtttgtgagagagagagcaagggatcTGATGCTTTGTAGGTCTAAACTGATATCGTAGTCAGACAACTTTATTATTTCTTTGGGGGCTAGAAACATGTAGCACTTTTCTTAATGGATTTGTCTTTTTCATTTCTGTCTGTATTTACAAGCGGAGTACTGACCATTTAAAGCAAGCATACTCTAAGAGCTTTTCTGAACTTGGACCTTCTATTTCTGAAAATGTTGGCTGATCTATTCACGTACAGCTGCTGTGGTGCTGTGGTTCAAAAAGCTTTTGCTATAGAACAATTGGACACGTCGTAGCCTGCATTTTATATACTctggttttattttcatttcattctcaAAATGAAAGCCAGAGTTCCTCAAAATGTTTGTCAGGTTGTCATGCAACATGACGAGCCCATGGCTCTGAGACCACAATTCCGCCTCAGTTCTCCCATTATAATCCCGCTTTTAATCAGCCGTCTCCTAGCCGAAAACTCAGTGGTTATTATAATGCCATGTGTGCTCAGCTTTTCACGCAACGTTATCCTCCGTAAACATCCCTCTTATCTGAGCTGACTTTGGGGAGTTTTATACGCTTGTTATATATGCTTTATGTGTTTTATATCCATTTCATTTGATACGGTGTTGATGAATGTGGCGTTATACTTATGCTATGGGCTGCGTAAGAGCGTAATCCAGAAAATCAGTGGCCACATTTTGTTTGTCAAGCTTGAATGGTTCTGGCCCTGAGCCAGCATGGAGATACTTCTGCCACCTACTGGTGAAACTTGAGACTGGAAtacagttttcttttctttttttcttttttttttggcgtgTCGGTCTCTGTCAAATTATGTCGTTCAGTTTTAAAGTTGACAACACCAGCCTTTACACTTCACTTTTGGTCAATTTTAAAGGATCCTGGAATTATCCCTGAGAATgaccttttcccttttttgctcTTTCCACCTCCAGGGTCACTCTAAGGGACCGTTCCTGGTGAGCGCCCCCCTGTCCACTATCATAAACTGGGAACGTGAGTTTGAGCTCTGGGCCCCAGACATGTACGTGGTCACCTATGTGGGTGACAAAGACAGCAGGGCTGTCATCCGTGAGAACGAGTTCTCCTTTGAGGACAACGCCATCCGCAGCGGCAAGAAGGCCTCTCGGATGAAGGTGAGGAGGGCAAGGGGTGAAGGGGGCACTTCAAAAAAGTCTAACCATAATTTGTAGACTCTTTCAATTGCATATGCATTCATAAGGCACCTTATGATAACTTGGTTTTAATATTAAAGTCAATATTTTGTAGAGCATTATGCTAAAGTCTGTATCATTTTCACTTCAAAGTATCAAAGTCGGTTTTGAACGTTTAAATTGGAAATCCTCTTGTAACAGATTGGAGAGGTCTATAGAATAACTAAAGATGCCATGGTTGTGGGTGCGGTTTTCCTTGCAGAGTCTCATTCCTTGTCCTGTCTATCGATTTGACTTCGAATGGTTCtcctgactctttttttcccccctccccgtCTTTAGAAAGAGGCACAGGTGAAGTTCCATGTCCTGCTGACGTCGTACGAGCTGATCACCATCGACATGGCCATCCTTGGCTCCATCGAATGGGCCTGTCTGGTGGTGGACGAAGCCCATAGACTGAAGAACAACCAGTCCAAGGTGAGTTCATGCCTCAATGTAATACAGCCGGTCTTCTTTATGTGTGAGTTTAATGACTAAGAATGGGTACTACTGATCTAAATAATGAGCATAATAATAGCATGCTTATGAAATTAGCGTGAATAAATCTTTAAGCATTTCAAGATCATCAGCTACATGTAGAATCCCTGAATGAACTGAATTAACTCTATATTGTGCTCCTCTCTCTAGTTCTTCAGGGTGCTGAATAACTACCCTCTCCAACACAAGCTGCTGTTGACCGGAACACCTCTGCAGAATAACCTGGAAGAGCTCTTCCATCTGCTTAACTTCCTCACGCCTGAGAGATtccagtaagtgtgtgtgtgtgtgtgtgtgtgtgtgcgagagagagagagagagagagagaactgcctTTAATCTGTATTATGGCTTTGCCAAAAACCCTAGAGGTATTGTACTGAAATTATGTACAGAAGCTAATCTTAACTGCTCACCCTCTTTGTATATCAGTAACCTTGAGGGCTTCTTGGAAGAGTTTGCCGACATTGCCAAGGAAGACCAGATCAAGAAGCTGCACGACATGCTGGGTCCCCACATGTTGCGTAGGTTGAAGGCGGACGTCTTCAAACACATGCCCTCAAAGACGGAGCTCATCGTCCGAGTTGAGCTGAGTCCAATGCAAAAGTACGTGAAAGAGGGTCGATGGCAGTGTTGAATAGAACACTGAATAGAAAATATTCACACTTATCAAAATATCCACTCAAGAAGACATTAGTGGAGACTACGGTTTATTTGAAGTGGTTTAAAATGTGACCTGTCTCTACAGGAAATACTACAAGTTCATCTTGACTCGCAACTTTGAGGCCTTGAACACCCGTGGAGGTGGTAATCAGGTATCCCTGCTCAACGTGGTGATGGACCTAAAGAAATGCTGCAACCACCCCTTCCTGTTTCCGGCAGCTGCAATGGTATGAACCATAATCATGTGAACTATTGTCATGGAACATACCATGTAATATTTGCATCGGAAAATTTGAATGAAAGTGTGCTACAAATTAAGACAGTGTTAAACTTGTGATGGATGTTCCCAAACAGGAAGCTCCAAAGATGCCCAATGGCATGTACGAAGGTAATGCCTTGACCAAAGCTGCTGGAAAGCTGTTCCTGCTGCAAAAGATGCTTAGAAAACTCAAGGACGGTGGACACAGAGTGCTTATTTTCTCTCAGGTATGACTGTGTGTAGCAAATGTGTTTTAACTTACATACATTTACTAATCGAAACATGTTTGCTTTTCTATAGTGTTACGCTGCATACATTTTTGTTAACATTTTGACCAACAGTTTTAGAGGCACTAACCTGTTGGTATATTCTTCCCAGATGACCAAAATGTTGGACCTGCTGGAAGACTTCCTAGAAAACGAAGGCTACAAGTATGAGCGTATCGATGGAAGCGTCACTGGAGGCATGAGACAGGAAGCCATCGATCGCTTCAACTGTAAGAATTCCTCATTATATCTTAGTCTCTTAGCTGTCTAACTCCCTCATATTTCAAACTGAGTGAACTAGCATTCTCCAGCTGCATTACTAGACATTGTAAAGCTTGGTTTACACCAAACCTGGTTTGTCCAAGTTGCGTTGCTACGGCATCAGTTATCAGAGTTCCGTCTGATTCATGTGCTTTGGTAACGTTCTGTGTTCTCCTCCAGCACCGGGTGCAATCCAGTTTGCCTTCCTGCTGTCCACCAGGGCTGGTGGTCTGGGTATCAACTTGGCCACTGCTGACACTGTTGTCATCTACGACTCCGACTGGAACCCTCACAACGACATTCAGGTCGGTGACTGCACCTTTGGCTGATTTTTAGAGCTTTTTGTGGCTTTACGTTGATGTTGATCCCCCTCTGAAATTATAagataaaaagtaaaaaaaaaaaattaaatgatgTTAATCTTTTCTGCCCTATTCTCACCCTCGTCACCAGGCTTTCAGCAGAGCTCACCGTATTGGCCAAAACAGGAAGGTGATGATCTACCGTTTCGTCACCAAGGCCTCAGTGGAGGAGCGAATTACTCAGGTACGAGAAATTCACAACTCACAATTCTCAGATATTGTGCTCCAGGCAAAAAGCCACGCCTCCATGATACCTGGCAACACTTCTGATCTGTTTTTTCCATGTATATATTTCAGGTGGCCAAGAAAAAGATGATGTTGACCCATTTGGTGGTGCGTCCAGGTCTTGGCTCCAAAACAGGGTCCATGTCCAAACAGGAACTGGATGACATTCTGAAGTTCGGAACAGAAGAACTTTTCAAGGATGAGCTAGCAGATGGTTAGAAATCAATCATCACCCAGCTCGAAGCAGAAAAACAGTCATATAGAAAAATTAAATTAAGTTCTCAGTCacatacaacaaacacacaactattttttttttttcttcgcagGAGAGAACAAAGAGGAGGACAGCAGTGTCATCCACTATGATGAAAAGGCCATTGACCGGCTCCTAGACCGCAACCAGGACGCCACTGATGACGATACTGAGATCCAGAGCATGAACGAGTACCTGAGCTCCTTCAAGGTGGCCCAGTATGTGGTGAAGGATGAAGACGAGGAGGTCAGTGCTCAGTAAATTAGCATACAGCTCTAAACAAGCCCAGAGAGGTTACACTAGAGAAGATGGATAGATactctttattgtcctataaaggatattcttcttcacacatgttATTCCATTCCATAGAAGATGGCAGCATTTGATGATAACATACGTCTcatacacatctcacacacatctcacatctcacatacacatcacatataGCATCTAACATAGAAGTTAGTTGAAGTTGAATATATTCTATGTTTTGTATGGTTTTAAGCTTTTAGTTAGGTTAGAAAGAATCTATGGGCATAAGAGATCATCACATCATGGCTTTGGGAATGGCGTATCAATCATACTTGTGACCAAGCAGTCATCGCCAAACTGTTTTTTACAATGTTTGTTCTCTCGATCTGTTTTCAGGAAGAAGAGGTGCAGCGTGAGATTATTAAACAGGAGGAAAGTGTGGACCCAGATTACTGGGAAAAGCTGCTGCGCCATCACtatgagcagcagcaggaagacCTAGCCCGCAATTTGGGCAAAGGCAAACGTATCCGCAAGCAGGTCAACTACAACGATGGCTCCCAGGAGGACCGAGGTAGTAGACGGGGTAACAAACGGCGCTGCGCGGCATTATTACTACTTTCTAACCCTCCccct carries:
- the chd4a gene encoding chromodomain-helicase-DNA-binding protein 4a isoform X4; translated protein: MSGSEDERDDFGHTEKRSMIQDEEELEEDMSEGEAPKVKKKKKAKKSKESKSSKRQRQRREDLPVSSPEPLEGPEREEVEEGAVGGGGGGVRSDSEGSDYTPGRKKKKRGSSTKEKKRSSGTVERSGGSSSGKRKEPAEEEEEEEDDDDSSEPKTSSQLLDDWGMEDIDHVFSEEDYRSLTNYKAFSQFVRPLIAAKNPKIAVSKMMMVLGAKWREFSTKNPLRGSATATAALAAANVAAAVESMVTEAPAATLAPPPPPEPQPPPAPPLRKAKTKEGKGPNARKKSKPTPKAQEKKNVKAKKVAPLKIKLGGFNSKRKRSSSEEDEVDVDSDFDDGSMNSVSVSDSSNSRSSRSKKKPKPTKKKKKVEEDGDGYETDHQDYCEVCQQGGEIILCDTCPRAYHMVCLDPDMEKAPEGTWSCPHCEKEGIQWEAREEGSEAEEEIEAAAEEDDHHMEYCRVCKDGGELLCCDSCPSSYHIHCLNPPLPEIPNGEWICPRCLCPALKGKVQKILTWRWGDPPPPTPVPRPPDLPADQPDPSPLAGRPEREFFAKWHNMSYWHCSWVSELQLELHCQVMFRNYQRKNDMDEPPPIDFGVEGEEDKSDKRKNKDPVYARMEERFYRYGIKMEWMMIHRILNHSADKKNNVHYLIKWKDLAYDQASWEAEDMDVPEFDTYKLQYWHHRELMMGDEGRPGKKLKIKGKMKRLDRPPENPVVDPTIKFERQPEYLDSTGGTLHPYQLEGLNWLRFSWAQGTDTILADEMGLGKTVQTAVFLYSLYKEGHSKGPFLVSAPLSTIINWEREFELWAPDMYVVTYVGDKDSRAVIRENEFSFEDNAIRSGKKASRMKKEAQVKFHVLLTSYELITIDMAILGSIEWACLVVDEAHRLKNNQSKFFRVLNNYPLQHKLLLTGTPLQNNLEELFHLLNFLTPERFHNLEGFLEEFADIAKEDQIKKLHDMLGPHMLRRLKADVFKHMPSKTELIVRVELSPMQKKYYKFILTRNFEALNTRGGGNQVSLLNVVMDLKKCCNHPFLFPAAAMEAPKMPNGMYEGNALTKAAGKLFLLQKMLRKLKDGGHRVLIFSQMTKMLDLLEDFLENEGYKYERIDGSVTGGMRQEAIDRFNSPGAIQFAFLLSTRAGGLGINLATADTVVIYDSDWNPHNDIQAFSRAHRIGQNRKVMIYRFVTKASVEERITQVAKKKMMLTHLVVRPGLGSKTGSMSKQELDDILKFGTEELFKDELADGENKEEDSSVIHYDEKAIDRLLDRNQDATDDDTEIQSMNEYLSSFKVAQYVVKDEDEEEEEVQREIIKQEESVDPDYWEKLLRHHYEQQQEDLARNLGKGKRIRKQVNYNDGSQEDRDWQDDQSDNQSDYSVASEEGDEDFDERIEANSRRPNRKGLRNDKDKPLPPLLARVGGNIEVLGFNARQRKAFLNAVMRYGMPPQDAFTTQWLVRDLRGKSEKEFKAYVSLFMRHLCEPGADGAETFADGVPREGLSRQHVLTRIGVMSLIRKKVQEFEEVNGQWSMPWMMELEESKKAAAAAAAAQPESPGKTPSTGTPADTQPNTPAPVGADDASKTEDANKDADEEKEQKKEGDVEKNGKETKPEESEVIAIPDEEEKPSAEQKDKEPEKKEADGATETDKDKADNGEEKKEKEKEKEKEKEEKEKEKDKEEGEKEKEEGEKVEKSGEASEEKAAADSKPEGPNGKVEDAEVKAEDKKEDKPEKMDTTPAPDKKDAKDEKEVVKTEEPAKLQNGDTATPGATPGASEEKKKTTTKTRFMFNIADGGFTELHSLWQNEERAATVTKKTNEIWHRRHDYWLLAGIIQHGYARWQDIQNDVRFAILNEPFKGEMNRGNFLEIKNKFLARRFKLLEQALVIEEQLRRAAYLNMTEDPSHPSMALNTRFSEVECLAESHQHLSKESMSGNKPANAVLHKVLKQLEELLSDMKADVTRLPATIARIPPVAVRLQMSERNILSRLASRGPETQSQQVSQQ